Within the Sarcophilus harrisii chromosome 2, mSarHar1.11, whole genome shotgun sequence genome, the region AGCAAATTGTGTGATAAAATTTAGACCAAATGTAAGTTAtacaatatttcttaattatttatgaACAAGGATGAGTATAAGCTAGataaaaatacattcaacaaaCAACCATTGTGTAAAGATGTTTCCCATTTTAGTTAATGACGTTCTTTTGTTGGCTGCTAACAATTgctctttcaaaatttttttaatatcttaaattaaaaaaaaaaaaccctccaaatctCTCAATTACAAACACAATGAATTTATAGAGCTGTTTTGGGAAATTATTATTATGTCCAGTAGACTATGTTTCTATAGTCTATAGTATGAGCAGAGTCCTTCTCAGGTCTCTGAGTGGatctatttcttaaaaataaacagaCATAAAATTCATATTGGGGGGAGCTCTAGAAATTAGAACTTCTTAGAGcaggaagagacctcagagacccTCTAGTACATTCCATATCTGCCCAAGCAAGAGCCCTCTCTAACAACAATACTACAAGTGGTCATGTAGAATATGAAATTTACTTTGCTGGCATTGTGGCAATTTggtcttcctcttttaaaatcaCTGACTCTAGAATGGAATGATCTGGGATCAGAATCAATTTTTGATACTTAACCACCTATGTGACTTTGTTAAAGTCAATTATTAATttccttaggcctcagtttcctcaccagtaagatgagaggattggactagatgtctGTTAAGGTTCCTTAAAGCTTtagatttatgatcttatgaatttAAGTGAAGTGATTTACAAAGGTATTGAGAAATGAtaaaggaatagagaagaaagaaaactttaaaaaagtatgATGGAAAGCAGGAATGAATGAGGCCTGGCCTAAAAGAAGACAATACAGCAGAATTTAATCACAATCAAAATTGTGAGCCCAGGACTAACTAAAAACATTTATTGCCTCTTTCACAAAACCATAGTTGGTGGTCCTCTTCTTTGGTATCAGGATGGTGCTTTTGAAGATACTTCTTGTGGAGAATGTTGTTTTTGGTGTCTTTTTCTCCATGGAATATATGTTTTTGCTCCCTGCTGGATGTATTTCAACTCTCTCTTAAaactaattttctctctttttgtctttctgtcactGTCACTAtcacttatttctctctctctctctctctctctctctctctctctctctcacacacacacacacacacacaccaggggTAGCAGggttagctttttaaaaactccCAAAAGATACAATCTCCATCTAGCCAATAGCGAAGTTCCCTTTCCAATTCAATTAGAGGATTCCCCCTCCCAATTTATAAAGCATCAAAAAATATTGATGCATCTTTGTACTTCCTTACCAGTACCGATAACTTATTGCTTTTATTACCTACCCCTTACTTCCTGTAATACTTCATATTAACTCAGTTGAGGTGATGGAAATCAAATCttccaccaccatcaccatcaccaagTAGATTATTTCAATGCTTTAAATTGGttcctctctatctttttctacatatttatatCCATTTCCTTCTTAAAGTCTTAACTTTGAAACCACTTCTTACCATGATCCTTCCAGACCTACAATTGACTCTTTTTGCCTGTTTCTTAAAACACAGCAACTAGACTATTTCTTTGCTCTTACCACTGTCTACTTCATATCCTCTTCAGCTACATAGATGTCTTATGTTGGtattcagtcatgtcagactttTTTGTGACCTCCATGGACCATAGCTTGCCAAGCCATCAACCTAAGGGGCTCATCTTCCAATGGCATGCATTTTTAATAGTGTTcatgagtttttcttggcaaaaatactgcaatggttttccattcccttctctaatGATTTACCTTTTGTCACAATTCTCCACTATGACCTGTCTGTCTTAGGTAAATCTGCATGACATAGTTCATAGTTTCCTTAAGCCATGCAATTTTAATTCCCAGTCAGACCTCCAGGAGAGGTGTCTTACTATACTGTTTTATTATACTGTAAACTCCTTTTGAGCAAGAATCATATCACTATGTAATATAGTAGTGGACATAGTGCTTTGtatacatttaataaacatttgttctaTTGAACTGATACAACAGCAAAATTGTTACACTGCAGCCAGGGTAAGTATCACAGAAATATAGCACAAAAGCCTGATGGGACCTCaaagttcatctagtccaaacctctAATTTAATAGATGGGGGAAGTGAGGCGAAGGAAAGTGAAGTGTCTTGCTCCAGATTACACAGGATTAAGCATCTGATATGACGGTCGAACCACTGCTCTTTCCGCATGACCATGTAGCCTCCATACAGTTAacttcaaaaactattttaatgctccaatggatctgtgatctcatttggtaTGGGTACTCCCCTCAGGGGTACAGATTGTATCCATATACTTTTGCAAATCCTCTATTGAGGACCAAACATGgttctttctataaaataagtaaatatatcaTTACTAATAGTAATAAAACCCGTGTCGTAATACATTGagggattttcttttaaaaatgataatgccATATTATTGGATGCTCCTGAAATGTCAAACCAGAGTGCTGAGACCTAAAAACTTTACACTTTACACCCAAGGGAATGGCTCTAACTGCTAGATTTGAAGTCTTATAGATTACTTGTTCCTTTATTTACCTCTTCTCCCTGTCTGAAAGATTAACATTGGTTAAAAAAGATCAGGGGAAGTCTGGGAATGCATAGTTCACATAAGAAAGAATTATATAACTGTGGTGGAAAGAGTCCTTTGTACTATGAGGAAGCCTAAGCTTTAGCCCTGGATCATCTATTaacttaactgtaaaatgaaagatttgaactAGGTAAATCTATTAGGCACTTTCCACTTTTCATTGTCATATTTCTATGAAACTAAGAATTCTTAATCTCTTTTGTGTTATGGaatcctttggcaatctggtgaagtctaGGGATcgcttttcaaaataatgtttttaaataattaaaggacaTGTTAAATTTCTCTTAGAGgttcataaaaaataaagatgccaTTTTTCTGCATTCAGGTTCacagacttcctgaaaattatccTTGCCCAAAAGTCCATGGATCCCATCCTTAGAAGAGGTGCACAAAGAAAGTACTCCAGAGATTTTAGATTCTAGtttaataattcattaaatatgaacattttttacaacttacaaagtgctttctcaTTCTATgatcaaggaaactgaggcctaggatTTGCTCCACTCCTATGACTACTTAGGAGGTGTAATAGTTGTGGCTATAATGCTGGTCACAACTCTCAAGCCCAGAGTCCTTTCAATTTAAAGCCAGAATTTTATtctgtacttttatttttaaaacgtTAATATTCAACCTATACTTAGGATCAGGGGATTCAGTGCTGGAAGAAGCCTCAAAGACCTAGCCAGTTcaatttgtttgttttacatttgaggtaactgaggctcagagaggaaaAGTCATTTTAACTAGATCCCACAGATAGTAAAGGGAAGTACCAGGATACCCAGTCAGGCACTCAAAAGGAGGACGTCTGTGGGGCAGGTGTTACAAAACTTTCACAAAGTTTGTagaaatgggggtggggaaagaaaattatgggtGTGGAACCCTGAATATAACTTAAGACTTAGAGGTCACCCTGATTTAGTTTTGGagaattctcccccccccccttttttaatccTTTGCTGTAAAGGTCATTTCTTTGTGAGGGGAGAGAGGATATACTGGGAAATATAGttgtaaaaatcaataaatatttaaaacaaataactgCAATCCCTTCACATCACCCTGTATACTATCTCCAGGATCGGTGACTTGTGTCCGTGATGCATTAGGAACTTAATAGTTTTAAGATCAGAATACCTGGTACATGTACAATGGACTCTGTTACTACCTTGATTACTTTGGACAAGATCTTTTGGCCTAtgcgtgcctcagtttcttatccataaaatgaatgaAGGCTCAGTCGTGGTCTCTAAGATGAATTAGGAGGAGCCCTTAGTGAGCCTCTCCTAAGGATACTGCTGTCAAAGACGGCGACAGACTAACCCAGAGCTTTGGTCACGCTCCTGACGTGCTGTGGTGGGGCGGGGTTAAGGATGCAGTCCCAACTCCCGAATTGGGACGTCCCGGCGCCCAAGGTGCCGCGGGTGGTACCGCCTCCCAGGCGGGCTCTAACTTGACCCTGCGTCACGAGGATCCCCTCCAATCCCCCGCCGAGCCCCTACCCGGGGTCTCCACTTGCTACTCAGATCCCTTAGCGGACGCAGATCCCTAGATCCCGCCCCGGGCCCCCTGTTTGAGCTGCCTGGGGAACCCGGGCGGCTCTAGCCTCCCCGGGACTTTCGGGCATTGACGGCACGCGACAGGCGCGTGGCACGGGGCTTGCTGGGGACTTGAGCAGCTCTTCCCCAACGAAATGGAGTGActgaactgtatttttttttttaagaaaagaagaaaaacgcTCGACACAGGTACAGCTGCTGAGTAtgccaaaagaaagagaaaagaaaggaccCCACCCTCACAACTTCCTATTTGTGTTGAATGGAATTACCGAAGCCTTGAGTGCGAAAACAGCCCTTACAGGCAGGCGAAAAGCTCCGACTTAACTGCAGGTTAAAGTGTTGTCTGCACAGTACGTATTGAGGAGAAAATGTGTCAGCGGGCGAGAAGAACGGAGCGAAGCTGTCAGAAAACAGCTTTGCCCGAGCGCCAACGAAGGGATGAGGCGGACAAACCTCTATTTCTGAGGACACAAGAGTTGGTGCACGTGGGCTCCGACCGCTCGAGTTCTTTAAAAGTTGAAGTGAAGTCATTGTATTGGCTAACTTTATCCCAACCGGCAGCACATAGGTGGTTTcggccaagaaaaaaaaaaaaacaaaaaaaaacagtgcACAATGTGTTTCTTGTTAGGAACTCAAAAGGCAGGGACTCAGGTTTTTCTTTCTACGCTACATTATAAAGTTAAGATGTAGTTTAATTCTGGACAAAACCGCTCTTTGAGACGGATGTTAATGAATTCCCACAGATGATGTTGGCCAAACAGTGGTCAGCTTGTGATTTGATTTCCAGCGTCAAGATGTGAGGGATCAGGATAGAAAAGCACTTTGAGGGGAAGAGGCCGCCTACAAGCCGGATTGTTACTACAAGCTAATTGTGCTGAGTGCAGCTGCGCAGAGCGGAGCCGCAGTCCTAGAAGGAGGCGCAGACTTCCTGACGCCAGCCTGCGGAGCTCCCACCAACACGCTGGCAGctccagattgttttccagacCTTATCTCTAGCtcaagttaattttctttttaattttgtgaccGGAACAAAAGTAACAGGAAAATCCTTTGTGAAAGCAAAACGCTGTTACAGATCGGTGCACTTCACAGCATTTGTAACTAAATATTTGCAGTGCTGGTAGTTAAATCAACCTTTCCAAAAAAACTTCTCAAACTCTGCTTTCTTTGAACGGATCTGAAAGGAGATATCTGTAAAGGAGATCAGACAGTTGAAAGCGATTGATTTAGCTAGACATTTTACCTGGTCCATTTAAAAAACTCGGGGCAAATAAGACAGCACTGGAATTATAGAAGGAAGTATTCAAAATTGTGATGGGTTTAGAAAGTAATCCATTTTAGAAACTGAACTGTTCTGTTAATGTAATTTATTACTGATTTGCTAAGAATTATTTTAGAGGTCATATGCTGAAATAAGTTTTCAAAAGTACGTATTAGGTAAACAATAAGCATCTATTCGTCTTTTTAGTACTCCTCCATTTGAAGGTATTGTAAAGTAGAATTCCTATGTCCCTCCCCCCCTTAAATGTTCTTAGAATcctattttattcacttttccaTTGTTTCCTACTTGGCACTACTGAATATCTGTGTGGTTACCACGTTCTGTAGAccttaagctccttgagggtaaggactgttattttttttttttttatctctgcaaCCCAACGAATCGCATAGTACTTTGCACTTAGAAAATCCCTAATAACTGTTGAATTGAATCTTGTTTCAGGCTAAAGACTTCCTTTGCCAAGGTATTAAATAAACAAGTAAACATGGAACTCGTAATCCACATGCTGTTTCCTAGAAAACCACAACAAACCGTTTAACTAGATAACATAATCAGGAATATTTTCCATTCCccatcctcattctttttttttttttttttttttaaagctcggCTGACGACCCACATATCAAATAAGTTGGGGAAAGATGATAAATAATTATTAGCACTTTCAGACTGCAGTTGCTGCAGATCATGGAGGATTCCGGATGCCATAAACTGTATGGGAATGTTTGCATCTGGTTCTTAATGGGGAACTTTCCTTCGAGATAAACCAGACAGAGGAAGTCTCAACAAGCTGTCTTTAAGTTTCTGTAgtctttatcttttttagtttaaaatgcAGTCTTCATTCTGAACTAAATCTGGACGTTCACTTTGTAGTGGTAATGAGGGGTGTAAACTGGCTTGTTCCCACCCTGGCGTAAAGCCCTACAGTCGCTGGAAGGGTAAAGGAAAAGCCGCAGGGtggggggtggaggaaaggggtGGACATCTTCCCTCAGGGGCttctatggaaaaataaaatgccattttgTATAATTTGCGGTTTTTAAGGGAAAGACTCCATAAGTTTTCCCTTTAAGGATATCTTTAGGAGCTTTGTAACCAAAGTGGATCATTGTGGATatagagaaagggggaaaattgtcAGTATTTGCTAGAAAAGTAACCTAACTCCACCTTCTGGCCTTCCATTCCAGCAGAGTCtagtttgaatttaaaaaatcaaaatattttggcAAAACCTGAATTACATTATACTTTTTACCATATTTTCCCTCGCAAAACTCTGCAAAGGAAGATTTCTCTCTTCtagctccttttctttccctcccacaaAAAACTAGTAACTTAAGACATGCAACTGGCTGCAGGTGCTTGCTGGCCCTGGAGCAGCCAAGGGCCGAGGTGAGGCATGAAACTGCCCCTGTCTCAGAGGCATTGATCAGCTGGGAGAGCCCGCTGACTGACAGCCCCGGTTGCCGTGGCAGCCGCCTGAGCGGCGCCGCGAGGACAAGGCTGGAGGGCGGCGGTGAATGGGCGGCGTCACGCGCCTGGCGCCAGAGAGTCTGCTCCGGGGCTCGCGGCTCCGGCTCTGCAGCGGCCTGGGCTGCtcgctgctgttgctgctgctgccaaTTCATCACCTGTCAGGGATCACTCAGGGGGTCACAGGCGAAATGGACACAGCTGTGAGAACAAAAccaaggggaagaaaggagagaaatccCAATTGCGCCAGATGTGCAAAAAGGACCTTGAGAATTTCAgccccccttcttcctccccgcATCTCCCTTgcccctcaccccccaccccccactccaaTCACATTGCATCACACAGCAATTGCAAAGCCGcctccttcccccagcccctTGCGATGCATGAGCTGTGGCTGCCTGTGCATCCAACAGAGAGCTGCTTCTGATTAGAGCAGAAATGGCCTGGACACAGATGTTAGGAGCAACTAGAGTATTTGGAATAAAGATACAGGACACATGAGCAAGTCTTACAAAATAAAGGGAACTTCCAGAACTAATGGGGTTGAGGGTGCATACTGgtaatgggggggagggaaaaacaCCTACCACCCGACAGGAAACCCTTCACACCTTTTTGCCACATACAAATTTAGTCATTCCTAGACCCTCTCTTCCAGCTGGGATCATTTGAACTTTGGAGTCTTCAAATGCAAACACATATGCCTAAATAGATGGATTTTTATTGTAACCTATGCAAAAAATAATGCTTTAGCAATACTTTTCTAacacataaattttaaaaatcatctaacaGTAGTATTTCTGGAAAATAAACCTGTAACTAAATTACTAGACGgttatttttatcacttttacATCTTTGTGtcatatatcttaaatataaaattaggtTGATAATCAGTGTCAGTTCTATAAATCAAactgaaactttttaaaactttaaacatatatttgttttcctaTGAGTTCAAAATGAGCTCTGGTTTAATTAAGTTTCCAggtaagaacaacaaaaaaccaattcCACATTTAAAGCAGAACCACTTAGAATAGGAGGCTGACTATAATGAAGACAGACATTGTCCtaggaaaagaattaagaattatgtcaaatttaCATCATTTCAAtgtccagaaaagaaaattaattccaaaAATCTAAACAAGTTGACATTAAAAGTATGACACCACCCACTAAAAGAGTGtcaatacaaaattaaaaaaaaaaaaaatctgttccctTGTGGTAGTCATGGGACAGCAACACCTGCATTAAATCATTAAAGGGGTAAAAGGTGGTAAAGCTATGGTCATAAATCACTTCTTAATTTAATAGCAGACAAAATTTTGTTACCTTAATGCTGAAAAGACTAAAGGTTCAGGAGGAATTACTCTCTTTCGGTTTcataaatttgtttatttgtaatTCTTGCCAGAGTTTGTGGCAGTTTTCAACAATACTAGGAGCTATCCAACTtcattcctcctttccctcctcccccaaaaaaatcccaatttgAAACAACCTGAATTATTTCATGTACAAAATTCAATCCCATATTAAAAATTCAGGAACCAATGAGTCACATTAAAGTATCGCACTTTAAGCAAAACTGAGCATTCTGAGATCTTCCTGCAACAGCTGAGGAAATCAACATTAAGGGAAAAGGAGTAGGGGATTGGAGAGGATAGAGGGGACAGGGAGGAGTGTATctatattttacaatattgtaTATAACTACTAGTTATGCCTCTTCCTCTTCTTGAAAGTAGTGTGATGCAGATTTGTAATAAACCAAATTTGATAAACTTTAGACTCGTTtgcttaaattgcatttctcatAGGTCTATTGAGATTCTCTAACTCCTTACCAAATGCAAAAGAGATAAATTATATcgcaaaacacacacaaaaaaatcagatgcTCTTTTCATAGGAGGACGTAAAGTAGCTGAAATTATAATAGCCTTTGTCTCTTTTGGGGTGTACATGTTAAGTACAGACAATTTCTCAATTAGGATTTAAAGTAAAATGTTTGCTAGACTGAGTGAGGTGTCTAAAAAATTCATAAGAAATAGCAACTAAGctgtctttaaaaaatttttttaaaatactttaggATATTTATCCTTGGCTATAGAAATAGCTACCTGTCACAATGCTTACGAAGTACAAGAGCAAGGAGAAGTGTCACCACAAACAATTATTGGTGCATAATTAATTACAGTAGTATGCCACTTACCCGGGAGGGAGCAGACCAGCGGGCTTTCAAGGGCAACGTATGTAAATGTAGTTtcagtatgcaaatttgcttaaTGATTTCCGATTTAACGTGATCATTTAAAAATGTCCAGATCCACTCaccaaagggaaaacaaaatgtcTAGAGAAGAACTCTGGTTTTCAGAGATTTCTGGCTAAGGACGAAGCGCAAGTTTCAATTACACATTTATTTCCATCACTTTTACAATCATGCCTCCTACCATCAGCTCTAGCTTACCGTAGTGTTCGAAACTAAATGAAAACCAGCGTGTGCCTaccaacttttaaaatataagagcaTCCTTGCAGCGCAATCATCTGCCTTTaaaagcattgtttttttttttttagggacaGTCTTATTTGCCATCAACGCTGGAATACTTGTCCTTTTTGTCAGTGCTGTTCCATTTGtaacatttttctttggattCCATCTCCCTACGCTAAAGTTTTCGGTCATTACAACTTTAAGTAGTTAAAAGCTCAAAAGGCATACATGGAAAGGTCATTATTACGTACCCCGTATTCCTAAATTCACCAGGACTTGTGTGCTCTAACCTCCTAATCATTGGAATTAAAATTCgagaaagcatattttaaaatgtctaaatcCGTCTTTGCCCAGCCTTCCCTAcgctcttcctccttttccagaGCGCAGTGGCAACCGTACACTATTTACCACCCCAGCTGGGCTCCCTCGGCCACGCCCCCCACTTCGTGAAGATTGGCTTAGAACGCGGAAGGACTGAACGGTCTTTGAGCTTTCACTCCCACCAATGGCAGCTTCCTTCTAGCCTGACGGACAAGTCAAATCCCACCAATCGTAGCCGAGAGAAACTGGTTTTGGTAGTCCTAGTGTGTTAGAATAAAAGCAGCCGCGACAGCCTACAGCTTCATTCTGAGCCCTGAGAGCTGTTGGGAGTAAAGCTACGGAGAACAGGCTGCTTCTCGTAGACAGAGCGCCAGTAGCAACCACTCTCTCTGTGCTGGGCGTCCAACATGAAAGCCTTCAGTCCTGTGAGATCTGTTAGGAAAAACAGCCTCTCTGACCATAACCTGGGTATATCTCGTAGCAAAACCCCGGTGGATGATCCTATGAGTTTGCTCTACAATATGAACGACTGCTACTCCAAATTGAAGGAGCTGGTGCCCAGCATCCCCCAGAACAAGAAAGTGAGCAAGATGGAAATCCTGCAGCATGTTATTGACTACATTTTGGACCTGCAAATCGCTCTAGACTCGCATCCCAGCATTGTCAGCCTTCATCACCAGAGGCCGGGACAAAATCCATCTTCTAGGACACCTTTGACCACTTTAAATACAGATATCAGCATCCTTTCCTTACAGGTAAATGTCTGCCCATGGT harbors:
- the ID2 gene encoding DNA-binding protein inhibitor ID-2, coding for MKAFSPVRSVRKNSLSDHNLGISRSKTPVDDPMSLLYNMNDCYSKLKELVPSIPQNKKVSKMEILQHVIDYILDLQIALDSHPSIVSLHHQRPGQNPSSRTPLTTLNTDISILSLQASEFPSELMSNESKALCG